One window from the genome of Musa acuminata AAA Group cultivar baxijiao chromosome BXJ1-4, Cavendish_Baxijiao_AAA, whole genome shotgun sequence encodes:
- the LOC103981992 gene encoding cytokinin dehydrogenase 5-like, whose protein sequence is MKGKGELITCSDENNSELFHGVLGGLGQFGIITRARIALEPAPKRGLETRSSSSLSIGAEPSQRFDYVEGFVVDDGLINNRRSSFFSPKNPVKISSVGATGGVLYCLEMAKNYDDSAADSIDEVGGRGTLGQLSYIPASVFTTDLPYVDFLDRVHGPELQLRANGMWELPHPWLNLFLPASRIVDLDLGIRRNSTGGPILIYPNIACLVCLPCLACMHAALATLASSLMNAHG, encoded by the exons ATGAAAG GGAAGGGAGAACTGATAACGTGCTCAGATGAGAATAACTCGGAGCTTTTCCATGGAGTTCTAGGTGGACTGGGACAGTTCGGGATCATCACCAGGGCCAGGATTGCACTGGAGCCAGCTCCCAAAAGG GGGTTAG AGACCAGGAGTAGCTCATCTCTCTCCATTGGCGCAGAACCAAGCCAGAGATTCGACTACGTCGAAGGCTTCGTCGTCGACGACGGCCTGATCAACAACCGGAGGTCGTCGTTCTTCTCCCCGAAGAACCCTGTCAAGATAAGCTCCGTAGGAGCCACCGGCGGCGTGCTGTACTGCTTAGAGATGGCCAAGAACTACGACGACTCCGCTGCCGACTCCATTGATGAGGTAG GTGGTAGAGGCACTCTGGGACAGCTGAGCTACATACCGGCATCGGTGTTCACCACCGACCTCCCCTACGTCGACTTCCTCGACCGCGTCCACGGGCCGGAGCTGCAGCTCCGCGCCAACGGGATGTGGGAGCTGCCGCACCCGTGGCTCAACCTCTTCCTGCCGGCGTCACGGATCGTGGACCTCGACCTTGGCATCCGCCGCAATAGCACCGGCGGACCTATCCTCATCTACCCTAATATCGCATGCCTTGTTTGCTTGCCTTgccttgcatgcatgcatgcagcccTTGCAACCCTAGCTAGCTCACTAATGAATGCACACGGTTAG